In one window of Meleagris gallopavo isolate NT-WF06-2002-E0010 breed Aviagen turkey brand Nicholas breeding stock chromosome 12, Turkey_5.1, whole genome shotgun sequence DNA:
- the SNRPA1 gene encoding U2 small nuclear ribonucleoprotein A', whose protein sequence is MNNNRICRIGEGLEQALPSLTELVLTNNNISELGELDPLSSIKSLTYLSILRNPVTNKKHYRLYVIYKVPQVRVLDFQKVKLKERQEAEKMFKGKRGAQLAKDIARRSKTFNPGAGLPTDKKKAGPSPGDVEAIKTAIANASTLAEVERLKGLLQAGQIPGRERKPGSAEDAEEEMEEDPVPTGS, encoded by the exons ATGAATAACAACAGGATTTG tCGGATTGGGGAAGGACTTGAACAAGCTCTGCCCAGTCTCACAGAGCTCGTTCTTACCAACAACAACATATCTGAACTG GGTGAACTGGATCCACTGTCGAGTATTAAATCATTGACTTACCTGAG CATTTTAAGGAATCCAGTAACAAATAAGAAGCATTACAGACTATATGTTATCTACAAAGTTCCCCAAGTCAGAGTGCTGGATTTTCAGAAAGTGAAACTCAAA GAGCGACAGGAGGCAGAGAAAATGTTCAAGGGCAAACGGGGTGCACAGCTTGCAAAGGATATTGCCAGGAGATCCAAAAC cTTCAATCCAGGTGCTGGTCTGccaacagacaaaaagaaagccGGGCCCTCCCCGGGTGATGTTGAGGCGATCAAG ACTGCCATAGCAAATGCCTCAACATTGGCCGAAGTGGAGAGGCTGAAAGGCTTGCTGCAGGCCGGCCAGATCCCCGGCAGAGAACGAAAGCCAG GCTCGGCCGAGGACGCcgaggaggagatggaggaagaTCCCGTCCCCACGGGCTCGTAG
- the SELENOS gene encoding selenoprotein S, with translation MRPSSQRGAAGADIEPDMVVRRQEALLASRLRMQEELNAQAERYKEKQRQLEEQKRRQKIEMWESMQEGKSYKGNLKLSQQEAESGASTSSAVPKSKPNKKPLRGGGYNPLSGEGGGTCSWRPGRRGPSAGG, from the exons ATGAGGCCCAGCAGCCAGCgaggagcagctggagcagacATAG AGCCTGACATGGTGGTAAGAAGACAAGAAGCTTTGTTGGCATCTCGTCTCAGGATGCAAGAGGAGCTGAATGCACAAGCAgaaagatacaaagaaaaacaaagacag cTTGAAGAACAGAAGCGAAGGCAGAAGATAGAAATGTGGGAAAGtatgcaagaaggaaaaagttaCAAAGGAAACCTGAAACTGAGTCAG CAAGAAGCAGAATCTGGTGCCTCCACCTCATCAGCAGTCCCGAAATCTAAACCAAACAAGAAGCCCTTGCGAGGAGGTG GTTATAACCCCCTGTCTGGAGAAGGAGGTGGAACTTGTTCCTGGAGACCAGGCCGTAGGGGCCCCTCTGCAGGTGGATGA